TGGCAGAGTGCTTCCGTTCGGCGCCGATTTCCAGACCATCCGCCCCAATGAGCTGATCGATCTCGAGGCGAAATACGCCTTCGAGACCGATGACGGCGCGATCATCTATGTCGAGAACAAGGGCATGCGCTTCGGCCCGGTCGAACTGCTGCAGAAGCTCAAGCGCGGCGAGCCGGTCGATCCCAAGCTGATCTATTTCCGCACCGTGCCGCGGTTCGAGACCGGGCACGAGAAATATCGCTGGCTGATGG
The nucleotide sequence above comes from Bradyrhizobium sp. NDS-1. Encoded proteins:
- a CDS encoding DUF3237 domain-containing protein, producing MTTPTLETRYVFTVTARIGDVVTAGETGIGVRRIIPIVGGEVTGAINGRVLPFGADFQTIRPNELIDLEAKYAFETDDGAIIYVENKGMRFGPVELLQKLKRGEPVDPKLIYFRTVPRFETGHEKYRWLMEHIFVGSAARHADRVVIDVHQVM